One stretch of Armigeres subalbatus isolate Guangzhou_Male chromosome 2, GZ_Asu_2, whole genome shotgun sequence DNA includes these proteins:
- the LOC134217651 gene encoding protein escargot-like yields the protein MPTSIMQKNYSHCPLKKRPVFIREEESKNDSESDMEPENLSTKPEDLSMKKKRARSESPVPVVIKAEDTLPTPPPSSSPDPTEIKSPISVPTPIYGSHPSIYYPPSRSPSSPAEPLHNFYKSAPNVYSGYPHFPYPMPYPSDLYNLAYHHHISPPRSEPLSPYGQRESSVSPPHPAMYTRQESISPPTMVPAYPASELRLNQNNNIIKSESFARQHRYMPYSLSHHHQLMMPVEHPTLSPTSSHTSFNSYLSSNRSLSPARSSSSTVSEENNNTSSSPSILTEKSTSNSNIQKVKSEKSSSKTSVGSSGAPRYQCPDCGKSYSTYSGLSKHQQFHCPAAEGNQAQKIFVCKDCDKPYKTLGALKMHIRTHTLPCKCKLCDKAFSRPWLLQGHIRTHTGEKPFICKLCSRAFADRSNLRAHQQTHEDVKRFKCPSCTKSFSRLPLLTKHTESGCPGIQLGSQVVPESPSHSPQDDKYIPTVLPHSNIACY from the exons ATGCCAACATCCATCATGCAGAAAAACTACAGCCATTGCCCGCTCAAGAAGCGACCAGTTTTCATTCGTGAGGAGGAATCCAAAAATG ACTCCGAATCTGACATGGAACCAGAGAACCTCAGCACAAAGCCAGAGGATCTTTCCATGAAGAAGAAAAGGGCTCGCTCAGAGTCTCCTGTTCCAGTTGTAATCAAAGCTGAGGATACTTTGCCAACACCACCGCCATCGTCCTCTCCCGATccaacagaaatcaaatctccGATTTCAGTTCCTACTCCAATCTACGGATCACACCCATCAATTTATTACCCTCCTTCACGATCTCCTTCCTCCCCGGCAGAGCCACTGCACAACTTCTACAAATCCGCTCCTAATGTGTACTCCGGATATCCCCATTTCCCATACCCGATGCCATATCCTTCCGATCTGTACAATTTGGCGTACCACCACCACATTTCGCCCCCACGTTCGGAACCACTGTCCCCATACGGACAGCGCGAAAGTTCGGTATCGCCACCACATCCTGCGATGTACACTCGCCAAGAATCGATCTCACCACCCACCATGGTTCCGGCCTACCCAGCCTCCGAGCTGCGGTTAAACCAGAACAACAACATCATCAAGTCGGAATCTTTCGCCCGGCAGCACCGCTACATGCCATACAGTCTCAGCCATCATCACCAGCTCATGATGCCTGTAGAACATCCCACACTATCGCCAACCTCCAGCCACACCTCGTTCAATTCGTACCTTTCGTCGAATCGTTCGCTTTCACCGGCACGATCCAGCTCGTCGACCGTTTCCGAAGAAAACAACAACACCAGCTCATCACCATCGATCCTCACCGAAAAGTCCACCTCCAACTCCAACattcagaaagtgaaaagtgagaaatccaGTAGCAAAACGAGTGTTGGTTCCAGTGGTGCTCCCCGATACCAATGTCCGGATTGTGGTAAGTCCTACTCGACCTATTCCGGCCTGTCGAAGCATCAGCAGTTCCACTGCCCGGCAGCGGAAGGCAATCAAGCTCAGAAGATTTTCGTCTGCAAAGACTGTGACAAGCCGTACAAAACTCTCGGTGCCCTAAAGATGCACATCCGCACTCACACGCTTCCATGCAAGTGCAAGCTCTGTGATAAGGCTTTCTCACGACCGTGGCTGCTGCAGGGACACATCCGGACCCACACCGGTGAAAAGCCATTCATCTGCAAGCTCTGCTCCCGTGCCTTCGCCGATCGATCCAACCTGCGAGCCCACCAGCAGACCCACGAGGACGTGAAACGCTTCAAGTGCCCATCATGTACCAAATCTTTCTCGCGGTTGCCGCTCCTCACCAAGCACACCGAAAGTGGATGCCCCGGAATCCAGCTGGGGTCGCAAGTGGTTCCTGAATCTCCCTCGCACTCACCCCAGGATGATAAATACATTCCAACGGTGCTGCCCCATAGTAATATCGCCTGCTACTAA